Proteins encoded by one window of Arachis hypogaea cultivar Tifrunner chromosome 1, arahy.Tifrunner.gnm2.J5K5, whole genome shotgun sequence:
- the LOC112710006 gene encoding probable receptor-like protein kinase At5g61350, translating to MPSSVPPSSLPLFQTARIFADESTYTFYISRTGGRIWIRLYFYALPHPSYDLATASFSVHTNHFVLLHEFSPRNNDNLVFKEYLVTVFENRFSLKFKPIKNSFAFINAIEVVSAPDTLISDSATAVSPHGEFKGLQQSEFQVLYRVNVGGAIIAPNNDTLTRTWEPDDTYNANPNGSVNVAVPYKGIKYPEFGGADLIAPSLVYATAVQIKDHKDMQFQSKVNLSWMMNVENSYSYLIRLHFCDIVSKSLNQLVFSVYINGMVGVPDLDLSSQTRELATAFYQDFVLNASAVENGFIFVQVEPEDLQLGTSNAILNGIEIMKMINSANSFDGLFSVDGDYKEQSFPPNAEMRTLAFVGLILALIGLVLLLMTCVQMSKSTKSWEVQAGFTWWMIHPFYSRSFSRVRSPRKGPKRFFHLSELQRATNNFEESRVIGVGGYGKVYLGRLKEDNMNVAIKRANGGSGQGLKEFRTELDMLSELRHRHLVSLIGYCDENSEMILVYEYMANGSFRSHLYGANLRPLSWKQRLEICIGAARGLYYLHTGAAQSIIHRDVKTTNILLDENYVAKVSDFGLSKTVPNKAYVSTAVKGSFGYLDPEYFRKLKLTQKSDVYSFGVVLLEALCGRPVIWTCPNSTQQVSLVDWVMERCKRGMVHEVVDPSILESINPKSLKMFVGAAKRCLEDHGADRPSIGDVLWHLECALQLQEGASHVDAPEYNLSGKNLICSQQGGQNGNCDVVDNDIDNADNLGDIKDVNAALFSQIANLQGR from the coding sequence ATGCCTTCTTCTGTTCCTCCATCATCACTTCCATTGTTTCAAACCGCTAGAATCTTCGCAGACGAATCCACATACACCTTCTACATCTCCCGAACCGGCGGTCGAATCTGGATCCGTCTTTACTTCTACGCTCTCCCTCACCCTTCCTATGATCTCGCAACCGCTTCATTCTCCGTCCACACCAACCACTTTGTTCTGCTCCATGAATTCTCTCCCAGAAACAACGACAATCTTGTTTTCAAGGAGTATCTCGTTACCGTCTTTGAGAACAGATTCTCTCTCAAGTTCAAGCCCATAAAGAACTCATTCGCATTCATCAACGCAATAGAGGTTGTCTCCGCCCCTGACACGCTCATCTCCGACTCCGCCACCGCCGTTTCGCCTCACGGAGAATTCAAAGGACTACAGCAATCTGAGTTCCAAGTACTGTACCGCGTTAACGTCGGCGGCGCAATCATAGCCCCTAACAATGACACCTTAACAAGAACATGGGAGCCTGATGATACTTATAATGCGAATCCAAATGGCTCTGTAAACGTTGCTGTTCCTTACAAAGGAATCAAATACCCTGAATTCGGTGGAGCAGATTTGATTGCTCCTAGCTTGGTTTACGCAACGGCGGTGCAGATTAAAGATCATAAAGACATGCAGTTCCAAAGCAAGGTGAATCTAAGTTGGATGATGAACGTGGAGAATAGCTACTCTTATTTGATAAGGTTGCATTTCTGCGACATTGTAAGCAAGAGTCTCAACCAATTGGTCTTCAGTGTCTACATCAATGGTATGGTTGGTGTGCCTGATTTGGACCTTTCTTCTCAAACCAGAGAACTAGCCACAGCGTTTTACCAAGACTTTGTCCTTAACGCTTCCGCCGTCGAAAACGGTTTCATCTTCGTTCAGGTGGAACCCGAGGATCTCCAGCTCGGGACAAGCAACGCGATCTTGAACGGAATCGAGATCATGAAGATGATCAACTCGGCAAATAGCTTCGACGGTTTGTTCTCCGTGGATGGAGATTACAAAGAGCAGAGTTTTCCACCCAACGCGGAGATGAGGACGTTAGCTTTTGTTGGATTGATATTGGCATTAATAGGCCTAGTGTTGCTATTAATGACATGTGTTCAAATGAGTAAATCGACTAAAAGCTGGGAAGTGCAAGCAGGCTTCACTTGGTGGATGATCCATCCATTCTATTCAAGATCGTTTTCCAGAGTTCGCTCTCCAAGAAAAGGGCCTAAAAGGTTCTTTCATCTCAGCGAATTACAACGCGCCACCAACAACTTCGAGGAAAGTAGAGTGATTGGTGTTGGAGGCTACGGTAAGGTGTATCTTGGAAGATTGAAAGAAGACAACATGAATGTGGCTATTAAGCGAGCCAATGGCGGTTCAGGACAAGGCTTAAAGGAATTCAGGACCGAGCTAGACATGCTCTCTGAGCTGCGCCACCGCCACCTTGTGTCGCTAATAGGCTACTGCGATGAGAACTCGGAAATGATCCTTGTTTATGAGTACATGGCTAATGGCTCGTTTCGCTCTCACCTCTACGGTGCCAACCTCCGTCCCCTCTCTTGGAAACAGAGGCTCGAGATTTGCATCGGCGCCGCTCGCGGATTGTACTATCTCCACACCGGCGCAGCGCAGAGTATCATTCACCGCGATGTCAAGACTACAAACATCCTCTTAGATGAAAACTACGTCGCCAAGGTTTCGGATTTCGGATTGTCGAAAACCGTCCCTAACAAAGCTTATGTTAGCACTGCAGTGAAGGGGAGTTTTGGATATCTTGATCCTGAGTACTTCAGAAAGCTGAAATTGACACAGAAATCTGACGTGTATTCTTTTGGTGTGGTGCTTCTTGAGGCTCTGTGTGGAAGGCCGGTTATATGGACTTGTCCGAATTCGACGCAACAAGTTAGCTTGGTTGATTGGGTAATGGAACGTTGCAAGAGAGGCATGGTTCATGAGGTAGTTGATCCCTCCATTCTTGAGagtataaaccctaaatccctaaaaatGTTTGTGGGAGCTGCTAAGAGGTGTTTGGAGGATCATGGTGCTGATAGGCCTAGCATTGGTGATGTGTTATGGCATTTGGAATGTGCTTTGCAATTACAAGAAGGTGCATCACATGTTGATGCACCAGAATATAATTTGAGCGGGAAGAATTTAATTTGTTCTCAACAAGGAGGGCAAAATGGAAATTGTGATGTGGTGGATAATGATATTGATAATGCAGATAATTTGGGTGATATCAAAGATGTTAATGCTGCTTTGTTTTCTCAGATAGCTAACCTTCAAGGGAGGTAA